From Streptomyces sp. NBC_01460, a single genomic window includes:
- a CDS encoding bifunctional RNase H/acid phosphatase, with translation MTAPRRLVVEADGGSRGNPGPAGYGACVIDPLDGGTLAEAAEYIGVATNNVAEYKGLIAGLKAVKELFPDTPVEVRVRMDSKLVVEQMSGRWKIKHPDMKPLAAEAAGILPASSVTYEWIPRAQNKHADRLANEAMDAGRRGEQWDPAASTADMETTRTLVLPEPQPPSGPPGDAAAGAAKVRAAMAAARPATAAPRTDPAAAPQVGWGRAADLGAPATLVLLRHGETALTPEKRFSGSGGSDPELSETGRHQAACAAEAFAARGTVQDIVSSPLRRCRETAQAVADRLGLEVRIEEGLRETDFGVWEGLTFAEVSERYGADLTTWLASPDAAPTGGGESFAEVAERVSAARDRLVARYAGRTALLVTHVTPIKTLVRLALGAPPESLFRMELSPASVSTVAYYADGNPSLRLLNDTSHLR, from the coding sequence ATGACCGCTCCCCGCCGCCTGGTCGTCGAGGCCGACGGTGGTTCCCGGGGCAACCCGGGACCCGCCGGCTACGGCGCGTGCGTCATCGACCCCCTCGACGGCGGGACGCTCGCCGAGGCCGCCGAGTACATCGGGGTCGCGACGAACAACGTCGCCGAGTACAAGGGGCTGATCGCCGGTCTCAAGGCGGTGAAGGAGCTGTTCCCGGACACGCCCGTGGAGGTGCGTGTCCGGATGGACTCCAAGCTGGTGGTCGAGCAGATGTCGGGCCGCTGGAAGATCAAGCACCCCGACATGAAGCCGCTCGCCGCGGAGGCCGCGGGCATCCTGCCCGCCTCCTCCGTCACGTACGAGTGGATCCCGCGCGCGCAGAACAAGCACGCCGACCGGCTCGCCAACGAGGCGATGGACGCGGGCAGGCGGGGCGAGCAGTGGGACCCGGCGGCCTCGACGGCCGACATGGAGACGACGCGCACCCTGGTCCTCCCGGAGCCGCAGCCCCCGTCCGGCCCGCCCGGCGACGCTGCGGCGGGCGCGGCGAAGGTCCGCGCCGCGATGGCCGCCGCCCGCCCGGCGACGGCCGCCCCGCGGACGGACCCTGCGGCCGCCCCGCAGGTGGGCTGGGGGAGGGCGGCCGACCTGGGCGCGCCCGCCACGCTCGTCCTGCTCCGGCACGGGGAGACGGCCCTCACCCCCGAGAAGCGTTTCTCGGGGAGCGGCGGAAGCGATCCCGAACTGTCGGAGACCGGGCGTCACCAGGCCGCCTGCGCGGCGGAGGCCTTCGCCGCCCGCGGCACGGTCCAGGACATCGTGAGCTCCCCGCTGCGCCGCTGCCGTGAGACGGCGCAGGCCGTCGCCGACCGGCTCGGCCTGGAGGTCCGTATCGAGGAGGGCCTGCGCGAAACGGACTTCGGCGTCTGGGAGGGCCTCACCTTCGCCGAGGTGAGCGAGCGGTACGGCGCCGACCTGACCACCTGGCTGGCGTCCCCGGACGCGGCCCCCACGGGCGGCGGTGAGAGCTTCGCCGAGGTGGCGGAGCGGGTCTCGGCGGCCCGTGACCGGCTGGTCGCCCGCTACGCGGGCCGCACCGCGCTCCTGGTCACCCACGTCACGCCGATCAAGACCCTGGTCCGGCTCGCGCTGGGCGCCCCTCCGGAGTCCCTCTTCCGCATGGAGCTCTCACCCGCCTCCGTCTCGACGGTGGCGTACTACGCCGACGGGAACCCGTCGCTGAGACTCCTCAACGACACCTCGCACCTGCGGTAG
- a CDS encoding zinc ribbon domain-containing protein, producing the protein MNAAPADQIRLLEVQALDVRLSQLSHRSTSLPEHAELDSLGSDLAQLRDLLVASQTEESDTTREQTKAEQDVDQVRQRAVRDQQRLDSGAVSSPKDLESLQREITSLAKRQGDLEDVVLEIMERRESAQERVAELTERVAAVQAKVDDATARRDAATQELEAEAATVAKDREVVAGAVPADLLKLYDKLRAQQGGVGAARLYQRRCEGCRLELNITEVNDVKSASPDTVLRCENCHRILVRTSESGL; encoded by the coding sequence CTGAACGCCGCGCCCGCCGACCAGATCCGACTCCTCGAAGTCCAGGCACTCGACGTACGTCTGTCGCAGCTCTCGCACCGGAGCACCTCGCTTCCCGAGCACGCCGAGCTCGACTCGCTGGGCAGCGACCTCGCGCAGCTGCGCGACCTGCTCGTCGCCTCGCAGACCGAGGAGAGCGACACCACCCGCGAGCAGACCAAGGCGGAGCAGGACGTCGACCAGGTGCGCCAGCGCGCCGTCCGCGACCAGCAGCGGCTCGACTCCGGCGCGGTCTCCTCGCCGAAGGACCTGGAGAGCCTGCAGCGCGAGATCACCTCGCTGGCCAAGCGCCAGGGGGACCTGGAGGACGTCGTCCTCGAGATCATGGAGCGCCGCGAGTCCGCCCAGGAGCGCGTCGCCGAGCTGACCGAGCGGGTCGCCGCCGTGCAGGCCAAGGTCGACGACGCCACCGCCCGTCGTGACGCCGCGACCCAGGAGCTCGAGGCCGAGGCCGCCACCGTGGCCAAGGACCGAGAGGTCGTCGCGGGGGCCGTCCCCGCCGACCTGCTCAAGCTCTACGACAAGCTGCGCGCCCAGCAGGGCGGCGTCGGCGCGGCCCGGCTCTACCAGCGCCGCTGCGAGGGCTGCCGCCTGGAGCTGAACATCACCGAGGTCAACGACGTGAAGTCCGCGTCCCCCGACACCGTGCTGCGCTGCGAGAACTGCCACCGCATCCTGGTCCGCACGTCGGAGTCGGGCCTGTAA
- a CDS encoding Nif3-like dinuclear metal center hexameric protein, producing MPRLSEVIAELDALWPPERAEGWDAVGTVCGDPSAEIDRVLFAVDPVQQIADEARALGAQLIVTHHPLYLRGTTTVAASTFKGRVVHGLIKHDIALHVAHTNADTADPGVSDALAGALDLRVTGPLVPDATDTEGRRGLGRICELDHPESLRDFAARAAARLPATAQGIRLAGDPDAVVRRVAVSGGSGDGLFDAVRAAGVDAFLTADLRHHPASEAVQHSPLGLVDAAHWATEWPWCEQAAAQLDALSDRHGWDLRVHVSKQVTDPWTTHHSSGAPN from the coding sequence GTGCCCCGTCTGTCTGAAGTCATCGCCGAGCTCGACGCCCTCTGGCCTCCCGAGCGGGCCGAAGGATGGGACGCCGTCGGCACGGTCTGCGGCGATCCCTCGGCGGAGATCGACCGGGTCCTCTTCGCCGTCGACCCCGTCCAGCAGATCGCGGACGAGGCCCGCGCCCTCGGTGCCCAGCTGATCGTCACCCACCACCCGCTCTATCTGCGGGGTACGACGACGGTCGCCGCCTCCACCTTCAAGGGCCGGGTCGTGCACGGGCTCATCAAGCACGACATCGCCCTGCACGTCGCGCACACCAACGCCGACACCGCCGACCCCGGCGTCTCCGACGCCCTCGCCGGCGCCCTGGACCTGCGGGTCACGGGCCCGCTGGTGCCGGACGCCACCGACACCGAGGGCCGCCGCGGCCTCGGCCGGATCTGCGAGCTCGACCACCCCGAGTCCCTCCGCGACTTCGCCGCCCGCGCCGCCGCCCGGCTGCCCGCCACCGCGCAGGGCATCCGGCTGGCCGGCGACCCGGACGCGGTCGTGCGCCGGGTCGCGGTGAGCGGCGGCTCCGGCGACGGCCTCTTCGACGCCGTACGCGCCGCCGGTGTGGACGCCTTCCTCACCGCCGACCTGCGCCACCACCCGGCCTCCGAGGCCGTCCAGCACTCGCCGCTCGGCCTCGTCGATGCCGCACACTGGGCCACCGAATGGCCCTGGTGCGAGCAGGCCGCCGCGCAGCTCGACGCACTGTCCGACCGCCACGGATGGGACCTGCGGGTCCATGTCTCGAAGCAGGTCACCGACCCCTGGACCACCCACCACTCTTCTGGAGCCCCCAACTGA
- a CDS encoding ABC transporter ATP-binding protein yields the protein MTRTTGTKENGPAVEFTAVVKTFGRAGSTVRAVDGMDLMVGRGETVALLGRNGAGKSTAIGLLLGLNEPDSGTVRLLGRAPGRAVRAGLAGAMLQDGRPIPRVTVGELVRFVASLYPRPLPVADALALAGVTEYAGRRVDKLSGGQIQRVRFAVALAGDPELVVLDEPTSALDVEARRAFWTSIRSFAERGNTVLFSTHHLEEADGNADRIVVLHGGRVVADGSGEAIKRSAGGGLVSVDLAGRPAAGLESLPGVLGVEVRGGRALLRTDDSDATVVELARIGAVRGLQVGRATLEDAFLSLTAPTTDRVKEAA from the coding sequence ATGACACGGACGACGGGGACCAAGGAGAACGGACCCGCGGTGGAGTTCACCGCGGTGGTCAAGACGTTCGGCCGGGCGGGGAGCACCGTCCGGGCGGTCGACGGTATGGATCTCATGGTGGGGCGCGGCGAGACCGTCGCCCTGCTGGGCCGCAACGGGGCGGGGAAGTCGACGGCCATCGGTCTGCTGCTCGGCCTGAACGAGCCCGACTCGGGCACGGTGCGCCTCCTCGGCCGCGCCCCCGGGCGGGCGGTCCGCGCGGGGCTGGCCGGGGCCATGCTCCAGGACGGCCGTCCGATCCCCCGGGTGACGGTCGGTGAGCTGGTCCGCTTCGTCGCGTCCCTCTACCCGCGCCCGCTGCCCGTGGCCGACGCGCTGGCCCTCGCGGGGGTGACGGAGTACGCGGGCCGGCGTGTGGACAAGCTGTCCGGTGGTCAGATCCAGCGCGTCCGGTTCGCCGTCGCGCTGGCCGGCGACCCCGAACTGGTGGTGCTGGACGAGCCGACATCCGCGCTGGACGTGGAGGCGAGGCGGGCGTTCTGGACGTCGATCCGGTCCTTCGCCGAACGCGGCAACACCGTCCTGTTCTCCACCCACCATCTGGAGGAGGCCGACGGGAACGCCGACCGGATCGTGGTCCTGCACGGAGGCCGGGTCGTCGCGGACGGCAGCGGCGAGGCGATCAAGCGGTCGGCGGGCGGCGGTCTGGTCTCCGTCGACCTGGCGGGCCGCCCGGCCGCGGGGCTCGAGTCGCTCCCCGGCGTGCTGGGCGTCGAGGTGCGCGGGGGCCGTGCCCTGCTGCGTACGGACGACTCGGACGCGACGGTCGTCGAACTGGCGCGGATCGGCGCGGTACGCGGTCTCCAGGTCGGCAGGGCCACCCTGGAGGACGCGTTCCTCTCCCTCACCGCACCGACCACCGACCGAGTGAAGGAGGCCGCGTGA
- a CDS encoding ABC transporter permease, whose protein sequence is MFPYIALEIRRTLRDPTFLIFGTGMPVMMYLLFTNVGGSDGYDDWKAASMVGMAAYGALGSAMAIGTGIASDKSLGWLQQLRITPLDPWRAVTGRAISGSVTVLPTVLAVLLAGALVNGVRLAVWQWVALVLLLWIGALPFTLLGIGNGYRLTPQGTGVVNVACLMGFALVGGLWFPLGVLPGWLRAVGGFTPAHGFADLGWSTIAGHAPGAGSVAVLGGWLLLFGGYAVLSYRRSARTV, encoded by the coding sequence ATGTTTCCCTACATCGCACTCGAGATCCGGCGTACCCTGCGGGATCCCACGTTCCTGATCTTCGGGACGGGCATGCCGGTGATGATGTATCTGCTCTTCACCAATGTCGGCGGGAGCGACGGCTATGACGACTGGAAGGCCGCGTCGATGGTCGGCATGGCGGCGTACGGGGCACTCGGCTCCGCCATGGCGATCGGTACGGGCATCGCGTCGGACAAGTCCCTGGGCTGGCTCCAGCAGTTGAGGATCACACCGCTGGACCCGTGGCGCGCCGTGACGGGCCGGGCGATCAGCGGTTCGGTGACGGTCCTGCCGACCGTCCTGGCGGTGCTGCTGGCCGGGGCGCTCGTCAACGGGGTGCGGCTGGCGGTCTGGCAGTGGGTGGCGCTGGTGCTGCTGCTGTGGATCGGCGCGCTGCCGTTCACCCTGCTCGGCATCGGCAACGGGTACCGGCTCACCCCGCAGGGCACCGGTGTGGTCAACGTGGCCTGTCTGATGGGCTTCGCGCTCGTCGGCGGGCTCTGGTTCCCCCTCGGCGTGCTCCCCGGGTGGCTGCGCGCCGTCGGCGGGTTCACCCCCGCGCACGGGTTCGCCGACCTGGGCTGGTCGACGATCGCCGGGCACGCCCCAGGTGCCGGCTCCGTGGCCGTACTGGGCGGGTGGCTGCTGCTGTTCGGCGGCTACGCCGTGCTGTCCTACCGTCGGTCGGCGAGGACCGTGTGA
- a CDS encoding sensor histidine kinase: protein MSRKTIRKTKKKYGRPGPPGPYALLPTLLMGLGAFSNLWQGETSNPWVGGLGLLAFNSLYISVVFRGFDRRRRESATSYVLLAAMAALTFGLAIGYGGNWLLFFPLLSLACGTILRGRRLGVGLFVLAGCACAVAVWRGDHVSEPWTIGYGTFISGAVTAAILTLSETVTELRATRQELARNAVEQERLRFSRDLHDLLGHTLSVVVVKSEAARRLAPHDIDAAIAQVTDIESVGRQALTEIREAVTGYREGSLATELDRAGPVLAAAGIEAAVHRSGPPPGPQADALLGWVAREAVTNAVRHSGAAHCEFVLDSTSERVRLTVTDDGAGPGDPEGPVRGTGLKGLAERLAAAGGSLESGPGPDGGFAVTAELPADAGSGTEGATGTASGSRRRDRC from the coding sequence GTGTCCAGGAAGACGATCAGGAAGACGAAGAAGAAGTACGGGCGGCCCGGTCCGCCCGGCCCCTACGCCCTGCTGCCCACGCTGCTGATGGGGCTCGGCGCGTTCTCCAACCTCTGGCAGGGCGAGACCTCGAACCCCTGGGTCGGCGGCCTGGGGCTGCTGGCCTTCAACTCCCTCTACATCTCCGTGGTGTTCCGGGGTTTCGACAGGAGGCGGCGGGAGAGCGCCACGTCCTATGTGCTGCTGGCCGCCATGGCCGCCCTCACCTTCGGCCTCGCGATCGGCTACGGCGGCAACTGGCTGCTGTTCTTCCCCCTGCTCTCACTGGCCTGCGGCACGATCCTGCGCGGACGGCGGCTCGGCGTCGGCCTGTTCGTCCTGGCGGGATGCGCGTGCGCGGTGGCCGTGTGGCGCGGCGACCACGTCTCGGAACCGTGGACCATCGGCTACGGGACCTTCATCTCGGGGGCCGTGACGGCCGCGATCCTCACCCTGTCCGAGACGGTGACGGAGCTCCGCGCGACCCGGCAGGAGCTGGCCCGGAACGCCGTCGAGCAGGAGCGGCTGCGCTTCTCGCGCGATCTGCACGATCTGCTCGGCCACACCCTGTCGGTCGTGGTCGTCAAGTCGGAGGCGGCGCGCAGGCTCGCTCCGCACGACATCGACGCGGCGATCGCGCAGGTCACGGACATCGAGTCCGTGGGCCGTCAGGCCCTCACCGAGATCCGCGAGGCGGTGACGGGGTACCGCGAGGGCAGCCTGGCCACCGAGCTGGACCGGGCCGGACCGGTGCTGGCCGCCGCCGGGATCGAGGCGGCCGTCCACCGCTCGGGCCCGCCGCCCGGTCCGCAGGCCGACGCGCTGCTGGGCTGGGTGGCGCGGGAGGCCGTCACCAACGCGGTGCGCCACAGCGGCGCGGCCCACTGCGAGTTCGTCCTTGACTCCACATCCGAACGGGTCCGGCTGACCGTGACGGACGACGGCGCCGGCCCGGGGGATCCGGAGGGCCCGGTGCGCGGTACGGGGCTGAAGGGCCTGGCCGAGCGGCTGGCCGCCGCGGGCGGTTCCCTGGAGTCGGGCCCCGGGCCGGACGGCGGCTTCGCCGTGACGGCGGAGCTGCCGGCGGACGCGGGAAGCGGCACGGAGGGCGCCACCGGCACGGCAAGCGGCTCCAGGCGCCGGGACCGCTGCTGA
- a CDS encoding response regulator transcription factor — protein MPQDHRPTGSVRILLAEDQGMMRSALALLLGMEPDFEVVAQVADGVGIVDAALLSRPDVALLDIELPGRSGLDAAADLRTEVPDCRVLILTTFGRPGYLRRAMEAGASGFLVKDGPVGDLAKAIRQVLGGETVIDPALAAAALGAGPSPLTPRERDALNASVDGATVADIAAKLSLSESTVRNYLSSAIGKTGTRNRMEAMRAARGQGWL, from the coding sequence ATGCCGCAGGACCACCGCCCCACCGGATCGGTACGCATTCTGCTCGCCGAGGACCAGGGCATGATGCGCAGCGCGCTCGCCCTGCTGCTCGGGATGGAGCCGGACTTCGAGGTGGTCGCCCAGGTGGCCGACGGGGTGGGGATCGTGGACGCGGCGCTCCTGTCCCGCCCGGACGTGGCGCTGCTGGACATCGAACTCCCGGGCCGCAGTGGCCTGGACGCGGCCGCGGATCTGCGTACGGAGGTCCCGGACTGCCGGGTGCTGATCCTGACCACCTTCGGCAGGCCGGGCTATCTCCGGCGAGCCATGGAGGCCGGGGCCTCGGGCTTCCTGGTGAAGGACGGCCCGGTCGGGGACCTGGCGAAGGCGATCCGGCAGGTGCTGGGCGGCGAGACCGTGATCGATCCGGCGCTGGCCGCCGCCGCCCTGGGCGCGGGCCCCAGTCCCCTGACGCCGAGGGAGCGGGACGCGCTGAACGCCTCCGTGGACGGCGCGACGGTCGCCGACATCGCGGCGAAACTGAGCCTGTCGGAGTCCACGGTCCGCAACTACCTCTCCTCGGCCATCGGCAAGACCGGCACCCGCAACCGCATGGAGGCGATGAGGGCGGCCCGCGGGCAGGGCTGGCTCTGA
- a CDS encoding MFS transporter encodes MTPMVDDSRPTRPPARSRTRTWAVVAAACTGQFLVVLDVSVVNVALPSMRTDLGLSGPGLQWVVNAYSIAFAGFMLLGGRAADIYGRKRMFLTGLGLFTAASLAGGLAQEGWQLLAARAGQGLGAAVLSPATLTILTAAVPEGPARTRAIGTWMAVGAGGGAAGGLIGGVLTDALSWRWVLLINVPIGALVLAGAAVWLAEGRAGDRRRVDLLGAVLVTAGLATTAYGIVQTEASGWTAAPTLVPLLGGLALLGVFVLAESRAAAPLMPLRVLGVRAVSAGNVSMMLLGSATFGMWYFMTVYAQNILGYTPLQAGLALLPTSVAVFAGSKAAPGIMARTGAKPLAVAGVLVAAAGFGWQSTMGVHGSYLTSVCLPGILMMAGSGLASTPLATLATSGAAPGDAGLVSGLVNTSRTMGGALGLAVLSTVAAARTGGSDGAAEITAGYALAFRTATVVLVAGAAMMLLWLPGSRTKAAARPGAPDGGRPDRSGEEPVTPALHAPEA; translated from the coding sequence ATGACACCCATGGTTGACGACTCCAGGCCCACGAGGCCGCCCGCCCGATCGAGAACCCGCACCTGGGCCGTGGTCGCCGCCGCCTGCACCGGCCAGTTCCTCGTCGTCCTCGACGTCTCCGTCGTCAACGTGGCGCTGCCCTCCATGCGCACCGACCTGGGCCTGAGCGGCCCCGGACTCCAGTGGGTCGTCAACGCCTACTCGATCGCCTTCGCCGGTTTCATGCTGCTCGGCGGACGAGCCGCGGACATATACGGGCGCAAGCGCATGTTCCTGACCGGGCTCGGCCTCTTCACCGCGGCCTCGCTGGCCGGCGGCCTCGCCCAGGAGGGGTGGCAGCTCCTCGCGGCCCGCGCCGGTCAGGGGCTCGGTGCCGCCGTGCTCTCCCCGGCGACGCTCACCATCCTGACCGCCGCCGTCCCCGAGGGACCCGCGCGGACCCGGGCGATCGGCACCTGGATGGCGGTCGGCGCGGGCGGCGGAGCGGCGGGCGGGCTGATCGGCGGGGTGCTCACCGACGCCCTCTCCTGGCGGTGGGTCCTGCTCATCAACGTGCCGATCGGCGCCCTCGTCCTCGCGGGCGCGGCGGTGTGGCTGGCCGAGGGCCGTGCGGGCGACCGGCGCCGGGTGGACCTGCTGGGCGCGGTGCTCGTCACGGCGGGCCTGGCGACGACGGCGTACGGCATCGTGCAGACCGAGGCCTCCGGCTGGACCGCCGCCCCCACCCTGGTGCCCCTGCTGGGCGGCCTGGCCCTGCTCGGCGTCTTCGTCCTGGCGGAATCCCGGGCGGCCGCCCCGCTGATGCCGCTGCGGGTGCTCGGGGTGCGCGCCGTCTCGGCGGGGAACGTCTCGATGATGCTGCTGGGGTCGGCGACGTTCGGCATGTGGTACTTCATGACCGTCTACGCCCAGAACATCCTGGGCTACACACCGCTGCAGGCGGGCCTCGCCCTGCTGCCGACGTCCGTCGCCGTCTTCGCCGGCTCGAAGGCCGCCCCCGGAATCATGGCCAGGACCGGCGCCAAACCCCTGGCCGTGGCGGGTGTCCTGGTCGCCGCCGCCGGCTTCGGCTGGCAGTCCACCATGGGCGTGCACGGCTCCTACCTCACCTCGGTCTGCCTCCCCGGCATCCTGATGATGGCCGGATCCGGACTGGCCTCCACCCCACTGGCCACACTCGCCACCTCCGGCGCGGCACCCGGCGACGCCGGACTCGTCTCCGGACTGGTCAACACCTCCCGCACGATGGGCGGCGCGCTGGGTCTCGCCGTGCTCTCCACCGTCGCCGCGGCCCGTACCGGGGGATCCGACGGGGCCGCCGAGATCACGGCCGGATACGCCCTTGCCTTCCGCACGGCCACCGTCGTGCTCGTGGCCGGGGCGGCGATGATGCTGCTCTGGCTGCCGGGCAGCCGTACGAAGGCGGCGGCGCGTCCGGGCGCACCGGACGGGGGACGGCCGGACCGGTCCGGCGAGGAGCCCGTGACGCCGGCGCTGCACGCCCCGGAGGCCTGA
- a CDS encoding MFS transporter, translating into MRRTTNGQQGSRAALPDPRKGKGGGVVPVLAFAGITVAVMQTLLVPVIKDLPSLLGTDPANATWVMTATLLAGAVATPIMGRLGDLYGKRRMLLASLAVMVVGSLICASTDDLVVMIVGRALQGFAMGAIPLGIGIMRDVLPREKLGSAMALMSSSIGVGGGLALPAAALVAQHADWHALFLGSAALGVLAMTLTFLVVPEPPLRAPGRFDLVGALGLSLGLVCLLLPVTKGGDWGWTSPLTLGLIGASLVILVLWGLFELRSPAPLVDLRTSARREVLLTNLVSIMVGVAFYAVSLVLPQLLQLPASTGYGLGQSMVVAGLCVAPLGLTMMFVAPLYARISARRGPKVSLMLGMLIIAVGYGAGLGLMSAAWQTVVIAVVLGAGIGLAYSSLPALIIGAVDASETGAANGLNTLMRSIGTSLSSAVIGMVLANTSVRMGAVDVPSMEGFRTSFMIATGAVLIGLVLAAFLPAQRKAHPVLLASSAGDALAAAESAPVAAPVSAPERRTSAP; encoded by the coding sequence ATGCGACGGACGACGAACGGACAGCAGGGGTCGCGCGCGGCGCTCCCCGACCCACGCAAGGGCAAGGGCGGCGGCGTCGTTCCCGTACTGGCGTTCGCGGGGATCACCGTGGCGGTGATGCAGACCCTGCTCGTCCCCGTCATCAAGGACCTGCCGTCCCTGCTCGGCACCGACCCGGCGAACGCGACCTGGGTGATGACGGCCACCCTGCTCGCCGGAGCCGTCGCGACCCCGATCATGGGGCGGCTCGGCGATCTGTACGGCAAGCGGCGGATGCTGCTGGCCAGTCTCGCCGTGATGGTGGTCGGCTCGCTGATCTGCGCCTCCACCGACGACCTCGTGGTCATGATCGTCGGCCGGGCGCTCCAGGGCTTCGCCATGGGTGCGATCCCGCTGGGGATCGGCATCATGCGCGACGTGCTGCCGCGCGAGAAGCTCGGCTCGGCGATGGCCCTGATGAGCTCGTCCATAGGCGTGGGCGGCGGACTGGCCCTGCCCGCCGCCGCGCTCGTCGCCCAGCACGCCGACTGGCACGCGCTCTTCCTCGGCTCGGCCGCGCTGGGCGTCCTGGCCATGACCCTGACCTTCCTCGTCGTGCCGGAGCCCCCTCTGCGCGCACCGGGGCGTTTCGACCTCGTCGGCGCGCTGGGGCTCTCCCTCGGACTGGTCTGCCTGCTGCTGCCCGTCACCAAGGGCGGTGACTGGGGCTGGACCTCTCCCCTGACACTCGGCCTGATCGGCGCGTCCCTGGTGATCCTGGTGCTGTGGGGACTGTTCGAGCTGCGCTCCCCGGCGCCGCTGGTCGACCTGCGCACCAGCGCCCGGCGCGAGGTGCTGCTCACCAACCTCGTCTCGATCATGGTCGGGGTCGCCTTCTACGCCGTCTCGCTGGTCCTGCCGCAGCTGCTCCAGCTGCCCGCGTCGACGGGCTACGGCCTGGGGCAGTCGATGGTGGTGGCGGGGCTCTGCGTGGCACCGCTGGGCCTGACCATGATGTTCGTGGCCCCGCTCTACGCGAGGATCTCCGCCCGCCGCGGACCGAAGGTCTCCCTGATGCTCGGCATGCTGATCATCGCCGTCGGCTACGGCGCGGGCCTCGGCCTGATGAGCGCCGCCTGGCAGACCGTGGTGATCGCGGTGGTGCTCGGGGCGGGGATCGGGCTCGCCTACTCCTCGCTCCCCGCTCTGATCATCGGGGCGGTCGACGCCTCCGAGACCGGTGCGGCGAACGGCCTGAACACGCTGATGCGGTCGATCGGCACCTCGCTGTCGAGCGCGGTGATCGGCATGGTGCTGGCGAACACCTCGGTGCGGATGGGCGCGGTGGACGTCCCCTCCATGGAGGGCTTCCGGACCTCGTTCATGATCGCCACGGGGGCGGTGCTCATCGGCCTCGTACTGGCCGCGTTCCTGCCGGCGCAGCGGAAGGCGCACCCCGTCCTGCTGGCCAGCAGCGCGGGCGACGCGCTCGCCGCGGCCGAGTCCGCCCCCGTGGCGGCGCCGGTCAGCGCGCCGGAGCGTCGAACCTCGGCTCCGTAG
- the pepE gene encoding dipeptidase PepE gives MNLLLLSNSTQYGRGYLEHALDTVTAFLPADARLAFVPYALADHDAYTARVRGALEPAGIRVRGVHENADPAAELAASDAVFIGGGNSFRLLDALYRTGLREAVRDAARDGLPYMGASAGTNMAAPTLRTSNDMPIVQPPSFDALGLVPFQINPHYLDPDPASTHKGETREERLTEFLEENDVPVLGLREGSWLRVREGVATVQGARPARLFTRGVRPRELAAGSDVSGLLATEPRFDAPAR, from the coding sequence GTGAATCTGCTGCTGCTCTCCAACTCCACCCAGTACGGCCGCGGTTATCTGGAACACGCTCTGGACACCGTCACCGCGTTCCTCCCGGCGGACGCCCGGCTCGCCTTCGTGCCGTACGCGCTGGCCGACCACGACGCGTACACCGCGCGCGTCCGGGGCGCCCTGGAGCCGGCCGGGATCCGGGTGCGCGGCGTCCACGAGAACGCCGACCCGGCCGCCGAACTCGCCGCCTCGGACGCCGTGTTCATCGGCGGGGGCAACTCCTTCCGGCTGCTGGACGCCCTGTACCGCACCGGCCTGCGCGAGGCGGTGCGCGACGCCGCGCGGGACGGACTGCCGTACATGGGCGCCAGCGCGGGCACCAACATGGCCGCGCCGACCCTGCGGACCTCCAACGACATGCCCATCGTGCAGCCGCCGTCCTTCGACGCGCTGGGCCTGGTCCCCTTCCAGATCAACCCGCACTACCTGGACCCGGACCCGGCCAGCACCCACAAGGGGGAGACCCGCGAGGAGCGGCTCACCGAGTTCCTCGAGGAGAACGACGTCCCCGTGCTCGGGCTGCGCGAGGGTTCCTGGCTCCGGGTGCGGGAGGGCGTGGCGACGGTCCAGGGCGCCCGTCCCGCCCGGCTGTTCACGCGCGGTGTCCGGCCGCGGGAGCTCGCGGCCGGATCCGACGTGTCGGGGCTGCTGGCTACGGAGCCGAGGTTCGACGCTCCGGCGCGCTGA